A region of the Zhihengliuella halotolerans genome:
TCCCGGCCGGTCGGCTCCGACGGCCGCGATCTCGATGTCGAGGCGGCCCGCCGCGACGGCGTCGATGACGGCCTGGAGGTTGGATCCTGTGCCGGAGACTAAAGCCACGATTCGCATGCGCACCAGCTTATCGGGCTACGCTTCCACCATGAGCACGCGTGAAGAGAACACCGCCGAGAACGCCGGCTGGGTGCCGGACTCCAAGGACTGGACCTGGGTCCTCGCCGAGACCTGCCCCGAGTGCGGTGCAGACGTCTCCGCGATGTCTCCGCAGGACGTGGCCGCGGCGATCCGCGACTGCCTGCCGGCCTGGCGCGAACTGCTGATCGACACGTCCGACGACGACGCGGCGCTGCGCACGCGGCCCGAGCCGAACACCTGGTCGCCGTTGGAGTACGCGGCCCACGTGCGGGACGTCTTCCGGATCATGCACTACCGCCTCGACCTGATGCTGCGCGAGGACGTGCCGACGTTCCCGGACTGGGACCAGGATGCGACGGCGCGCGAGGACCGGTACCTCGAGCAGGATCCGCGCACGGTCGCGATCCAGCTGGCCTCGGCCGGGCGGGGTCTCGCGGATGCCTTCGACTCGGTCCTGGCCCGGGACATCGGCCGCCGGGGGCTGCGTAGCAACGGCTCCGAATTCACCGTCGAAACGCTCTCCCGCTACGCCTGGCACGACATCGCGCACCACCTGCACGACCTCGAGCTGGCCTGAGCTACGACGCCGGCTCGGGCGGGGTCGCCCCGTTCACGGGCTGGGTCTCCTCGTGGCCGGGCGCGGCGGCGGTGCCGGTGACCGCCGTCGTGTTCCGGATGAAGACCACCAGCCAGCTGAAGACGATGCCGGCGGCGGCGAGCTCGAGCGCGGTGAGGTTGTAGTACCGCAGGGGGAACCACAGGTACGCGGCGCCGGCGAGCAGGACGACCGCGCCGTAGGTGAACACGTAGAACGCCCGCGGGTAGCCGGGCGCCCACAGCGGGATGCCCAGCAGCAGCACGAGCAGGATCGCGGTCAGCAGCCGCACGAAGAACGTGTGCACCGGTTCGGAGGCGTGCAGCGTGACCAGCCCGATGCCCATCATGCAGAACCCGATGCCGATGAGGCTCCAGCGAACCACCGCGGCCCGGGGGCGCAGGAACCGGCGCCGGGCGCGGCCGAGGGCCTCGTCACGCCGGTCGAGCGCGTCGGCCCAGAGTTTGAGGTCGCGCGTGACGAAGGCGGAGAGCGTCGTGAGGATGACGCCCGAGGTCGTGATCGTGGTGTTGAACGTCCAGAACGAGGTCTGGCCCGCGGTACCGGTGCC
Encoded here:
- a CDS encoding DinB family protein, translating into MSTREENTAENAGWVPDSKDWTWVLAETCPECGADVSAMSPQDVAAAIRDCLPAWRELLIDTSDDDAALRTRPEPNTWSPLEYAAHVRDVFRIMHYRLDLMLREDVPTFPDWDQDATAREDRYLEQDPRTVAIQLASAGRGLADAFDSVLARDIGRRGLRSNGSEFTVETLSRYAWHDIAHHLHDLELA